In Apis cerana isolate GH-2021 linkage group LG5, AcerK_1.0, whole genome shotgun sequence, a single genomic region encodes these proteins:
- the LOC107994351 gene encoding N-glycosylase/DNA lyase gives MKMYENEVKIKHGEIVCSSSELDLGVTLKSGQSFRWFCHNNGYRGVFDGCVWTLTQNNTHLSYIVQGPLIDSKNYDEILSEYFRLNECLTDLCKRWTAIDQHFKKSLNKINGVRILNQNVVENVFSFICSSNNNIQRISRMVEKLCTLFGEKICSIEGKNYYNFPSIEALANENVENILKIEKFGYRAKYIANAAKCLIELGGKEWLLNLHKKTNVSYIQARKQLITLPGIGPKVADCICLMSLGHLESIPVDTHIFQIAKTNYLPHLKQYKTVTPKIHEEIGNYLRELWGPLAGWAQALVFCAKINDIVTTSNYKYKNNTNNKSFHHYNLKNLKK, from the exons atgaaaatgtatgaaaatgaagtaaaaataaaacatggtGAAATCGTTTGTTCATCATCAGAATTAGATTTAGGTGTTACTTTGAAAAGTGGTCAAAGTTTTag ATGGTTTTGTCATAATAATGGATATCGAGGAGTGTTTGATGGATGTGTTTGGACTCTTACACAAAATAATACACATTTGTCCTACATTGTGCAAGGTCCATTAatagattctaaaaattatgatgAGATTTTATCTGAATATTTCAGATTAAATGAATGTTTAACAGATCTGTGCAAAAGATGGACTGCAATAGatcaacattttaaaaaatccttaaataaaataaatggtgttagaatattaaatcaaaatgttGTTGAAAAcgtcttttcttttatatgtagttcaaataataatattcaaag aatatcaaGAATGGTAGAAAAATTATGTACATTGTTTggtgaaaaaatttgttcaattgagggcaaaaattattataattttccatcTATTGAGGCATTAGCAaatgaaaatgttgaaaatatattaaaaatagaaaaatttggataTCGTGCAAAATACATAGCAAATGCAGCAAAATGTCTAATTGAACTTGGTGGAAAAGAatggttattaaatttacacaaAAAAACTAATGTATCATATATTCAAGCtagaaaacaattaattactcTTCCTGGGATTGGTCCAAAAGTTGCAGATTGTATATGTTTAATGTCATTAGGCCATTTAGAATCTATTCCTGTAGAtactcatatttttcaaatagctaaaacaaattatttacctcatttaaaacaatataaaactgTTACTCCAAAAATTCATGAGGAAATTGGTAATTATTTACGTGAATTATGGGGTCCTTTAGCTGGTTGGGCTCAAGCTCTTGTTTTTTgtgcaaaaattaatgatattgttaccacatcaaattataaatataaaaataatacaaataataaatcatttcatcattacaatttaaaaaatcttaaaaaataa